From the Astatotilapia calliptera chromosome 6, fAstCal1.2, whole genome shotgun sequence genome, one window contains:
- the LOC113024776 gene encoding neuroblast differentiation-associated protein AHNAK isoform X2: protein MDLSGMDLKAPKLDMNPPDVNIGSPKGKLKFPKMKMPKFNLPSLKGPEIDGNLEGPNINTPNVNLKGPKADLDLDISGPSGKFKKPNLNLPDLGLSGPKLEGPNLDLKTPDLDISGPNFSGGINAPDINMPNIDLKAPKLKMDKPNANWDLPSGKVKMPKLDGPDWGVNAPSGKLKMPKFNLSGTLPKGPNLDLNTDLKSPDLNLKAPKIKGGIDAPDMDLPDVDLKAPKLDMNPPDVNIGSPKGKLKFPKMKMPKFNLPSLKGPEIDGNLEGPNINTPNVNLKGPKADLDLDISGPSGKFKKPNLNLPDLGLSGPKLEGPNLDLKTPDLDISGPNFSGGINAPDINMPNIDLKAPKLKMDKPNANWDLPSGKVKMPKLDGPDWGVNAPSGKLKMPKFNLSGTLPKGPNLDLNTDLKSPDLNLKAPKIKGGIDAPDMDLPDVDLKAPKLDMNTPDVNIGSPKGKLKFPKMKMPKFNLPSLKGPEIDGNLEGPNINTPNVNLKGPKADLDLDISGPSGKFKKPNLNLPDLGLSGPKLEGPNLDLKTPDLDISGPNFSGGINAPDINMPNIDLKAPKLKMDKPNANWDLPSGKVKMPKLDGPDWDVNAPSGKLKMPKFNLSGTLPKGPNLDLNTDLKSPDLNLKAPKIKGGIDAPDMDLPDVDLKAPKLDMNTPDVNIGSPKGKLKFPKMKMPKFNLPSLKGPEIDGNLEGPNINTPNVNLKGPKADLDLDISGPSGKFKKPNLNLPDLGLSGPKLEGPNLDLKTPDLDISGPNFSGGINAPDINMPNIDLKAPKLKMDKPNANLDLPSGKVKMPKLDGPDWGVNAPSGKLKMPKFNLSGTLPKGPNLDLNTDLKSPDLNLKAPKIKGGIDAPDMDLPDVDLKAPKLDMNTPDVNIGSPKGKLKFPKMKMPKFNLPSLKGPEIDGNLEGPNINTPNVNLKGPKADLDLDISGPSGKFKKPNLNLPDLGLSGPKLEGPNLDLKTPDLDISGPNFSGGINAPDINMPNIDLKAPKLKMDKPNANWDLPSGKVKMPKLDGPDWDVNAPSGKLKMPKFNLSGTLPKGPNLDLNTDLKSPDLNLKAPKIKGGIDAPDMDLPDVDLKAPKLDMNTPDVNIGSPKGKLKFPKMKMPKFNLPSLKGPEIDGNLEGPNINTPNVNLKGPKADLDLDISGPSGKFKKPNLNLPDLGLSGPKLEGPDLNLKAPKIKGGIDAPDMDLPDMDLKAPKLDINTPDINTGTPKGKLKMPKLKMSKSNLPNVKGPEFDGTFDGSNIDLRAPNANFKGSKTGLEIPDVDFGSPSGKLKSPNLKLPDVGFSRPKLDGPDFEQNLKVKGPKVKGGLNEPNLPSSNIDFKGSKNGFDFPDVDFGSPSGKFKTPHLKMLDLGFSAPKTDLPKVDLNSPDVRAKVPKGPNLKLNSNLKTPDLNLKAPKMKGGLDVTKVDLPNMDLKAPNLEMDTADVDIGLPEATLDVTGAKGKFKIPSLNTPDLSISGPQAKTPHMRLSGPGVSMSDFNLPDANFKSPKLNTKHPDVGINGNMGQPRMDFNGPQLRGIRGPDVDTNIPLGNIHGPHADLDLDRKLKQPYFKPPQFRSPDLHQASDIDFGGALRPTNLDINPPNAKLNMKQPQMKGHISSPRVSAPNMNLNMPKVAMHPPQQHLRSPGLSIDDPSLYFQTPSHKHHTQDMSNLTMKLPDLDIDGDIRLRNTDRRSHRTKVRSSFPGMDGVFHQHIDLNHSDLNIDDFTGKHHVLRARGSNLNLQAPHSHGHAISPSGVNTGMRDPRRIPSGHIKHNTRLPQFSPDSRMRASNTSDGYYVTVFPNQAQNQKRPNRKYNTLGGLDFHPGNLDLEVPNEHDLRGSTFFFSNLV from the exons ATGGACTTATCAGGCATGGATCTTAAAGCTCCCAAATTAGATATGAACCCTCCAGATGTCAACATTGGCTCGCCAAAAGGGAAGCTGAAATTCCCCAAAATGAAAATGCCTAAATTCAACCTTCCAAGCCTTAAAGGTCCTGAAATTGATGGCAACTTGGAAGGTCCAAACATAAATACACCCAATGTCAACCTCAAAGGTCCTAAAGCGGATCTTGATCTAGATATTTCTGGTCCATCTGGCAAGTTTAAAAAGCCAAACCTGAATCTGCCTGATTTAGGTCTTTCTGGTCCAAAGTTAGAAGGCCCTAACTTGGACCTTAAAACACCTGACCTAGATATCTCTGGTCCCAATTTCAGTGGTGGAATAAATGCACCTGACATAAACATGCCAAACATTGACCTCAAAGCCCCAAAGCTGAAAATGGATAAACCAAATGCCAACTGGGACTTGCCATCGGGTAAAGTTAAAATGCCTAAACTTGATGGTCCAGATTGGGGTGTTAATGCTCCTTCtgggaaattaaaaatgccTAAATTTAATCTGTCAGGGACACTGCCTAAAGGACCAAATTTGGACCTAAACACAGATCtgaagtcaccagatctcaatctaaaAGCTCCAAAGATAAAGGGTGGAATTGATGCACCTGATATGGACTTACCAGACGTGGATCTGAAAGCTCCCAAATTAGATATGAACCCTCCAGATGTCAACATTGGCTCACCAAAAGGGAAGCTGAAATTCCCCAAAATGAAAATGCCTAAATTCAACCTTCCAAGCCTTAAAGGTCCTGAAATTGATGGCAACTTGGAAGGTCCAAACATAAATACACCCAATGTCAACCTCAAAGGTCCTAAAGCGGATCTTGATCTAGATATTTCTGGTCCATCTGGCAAGTTTAAAAAGCCAAACCTGAATCTGCCTGATTTAGGTCTTTCTGGTCCAAAGTTAGAAGGCCCTAACTTGGACCTTAAAACACCTGACCTAGATATCTCTGGTCCCAATTTCAGTGGTGGAATAAATGCACCTGACATAAACATGCCAAACATTGACCTCAAAGCCCCAAAGCTGAAAATGGATAAACCAAATGCCAACTGGGACTTGCCATCGGGTAAAGTTAAAATGCCTAAACTTGATGGTCCAGATTGGGGTGTTAATGCTCCTTCtgggaaattaaaaatgccTAAATTTAATCTGTCAGGGACACTGCCTAAAGGACCAAATTTGGACCTAAACACAGATCtgaagtcaccagatctcaatctaaaAGCTCCAAAGATAAAGGGTGGAATTGATGCACCTGATATGGACTTACCAGACGTGGATCTGAAAGCTCCCAAATTAGATATGAACACTCCAGATGTCAACATTGGCTCACCAAAAGGGAAGCTGAAATTCCCCAAAATGAAAATGCCTAAATTCAACCTTCCAAGCCTTAAAGGTCCTGAAATTGATGGCAACTTGGAAGGTCCAAACATAAATACACCCAATGTCAACCTCAAAGGTCCTAAAGCGGATCTTGATCTAGATATTTCTGGTCCATCTGGCAAGTTTAAAAAGCCAAACCTGAATCTGCCTGATTTAGGTCTTTCTGGTCCAAAGTTAGAAGGCCCTAACTTGGACCTTAAAACACCTGACCTAGATATCTCTGGTCCCAATTTCAGTGGTGGAATAAATGCACCTGACATAAACATGCCAAACATTGACCTCAAAGCCCCAAAGCTGAAAATGGATAAACCAAATGCCAACTGGGACTTGCCATCGGGTAAAGTTAAAATGCCAAAACTTGATGGTCCAGATTGGGATGTTAATGCTCCTTCtgggaaattaaaaatgccTAAATTTAATCTGTCAGGGACACTGCCTAAAGGACCAAATTTGGACCTAAACACAGATCtgaagtcaccagatctcaatctaaaAGCTCCAAAGATAAAGGGTGGAATTGATGCACCTGATATGGACTTACCAGACGTGGATCTTAAAGCTCCCAAATTAGATATGAACACTCCAGATGTCAACATTGGCTCGCCAAAAGGGAAGCTGAAATTCCCCAAAATGAAAATGCCTAAATTCAACCTTCCAAGCCTTAAAGGTCCTGAAATTGATGGCAACTTGGAAGGTCCAAACATAAATACACCCAATGTCAACCTCAAAGGTCCTAAAGCGGATCTTGATCTAGATATTTCTGGTCCATCTGGCAAGTTTAAAAAGCCAAACCTGAATCTGCCTGATTTAGGTCTTTCTGGTCCAAAGTTAGAAGGCCCTAACTTGGACCTTAAAACACCTGACCTAGATATCTCTGGTCCCAATTTCAGTGGTGGAATAAATGCACCTGACATAAACATGCCAAACATTGACCTCAAAGCCCCAAAGCTGAAAATGGATAAACCAAATGCCAACTTGGACTTGCCATCAGGCAAAGTTAAAATGCCTAAACTTGATGGTCCAGATTGGGGTGTTAATGCTCCTTCtgggaaattaaaaatgccTAAATTTAATCTGTCAGGGACACTGCCTAAAGGACCAAATTTGGACCTAAACACAGATCtgaagtcaccagatctcaatctaaaAGCTCCAAAGATAAAGGGTGGAATTGATGCACCTGATATGGACTTACCAGACGTGGATCTGAAAGCTCCCAAATTAGATATGAACACTCCAGATGTCAACATTGGCTCACCAAAAGGGAAGCTGAAATTCCCCAAAATGAAAATGCCTAAATTCAACCTTCCAAGCCTTAAAGGTCCTGAAATTGATGGCAACTTGGAAGGTCCAAACATAAATACACCCAATGTCAACCTCAAAGGTCCTAAAGCGGATCTTGATCTAGATATTTCTGGTCCATCTGGCAAGTTTAAAAAGCCAAACCTGAATCTGCCTGATTTAGGTCTTTCTGGTCCAAAGTTAGAAGGCCCTAACTTGGACCTTAAAACACCTGACCTAGATATCTCTGGTCCCAATTTCAGTGGTGGAATAAATGCACCTGACATAAACATGCCAAACATTGACCTCAAAGCCCCAAAGCTGAAAATGGATAAACCAAATGCCAACTGGGACTTGCCATCGGGTAAAGTTAAAATGCCAAAACTTGATGGTCCAGATTGGGATGTTAATGCTCCTTCtgggaaattaaaaatgccTAAATTTAATCTGTCAGGGACACTGCCTAAAGGACCAAATTTGGACCTAAACACAGATCtgaagtcaccagatctcaatctaaaAGCTCCAAAGATAAAGGGTGGAATTGATGCACCTGATATGGACTTACCAGACGTGGATCTTAAAGCTCCCAAATTAGATATGAACACTCCAGATGTCAACATTGGCTCGCCAAAAGGGAAGCTGAAATTCCCCAAAATGAAAATGCCTAAATTCAACCTTCCAAGCCTTAAAGGTCCTGAAATTGATGGCAACTTGGAAGGTCCAAACATAAATACACCCAATGTCAACCTCAAAGGTCCTAAAGCGGATCTTGATCTAGATATTTCTGGTCCATCTGGCAAGTTTAAAAAGCCAAACCTGAATCTGCCTGATTTAGGTCTTTCTGGTCCAAAGTTAGAAG GCCCAGATCTCAATCTAAAAGCTCCAAAGATAAAGGGTGGAATTGATGCACCTGATATGGACTTACCAGACATGGATCTTAAAGCTCCCAAATTAGATATCAACACTCCAGATATCAACACTGGCACACCAAAAGGGAAGCTGAAAATGCCAAAACTGAAAATGTCTAAGAGTAATCTACCAAATGTTAAAGGACCTGAGTTTGATGGCACTTTTGACGGCTCCAACATTGACCTCAGGGCACCAAATGCCAACTTCAAAGGTTCCAAAACTGGCTTAGAAATTCCTGATGTTGATTTTGGTAGCCCATCAGGAAAGTTAAAATCTCCAAATTTAAAATTACCTGATGTGGGATTTTCTCGACCAAAATTAGATGGGCCAGACTTTGAACAAAATTTGAAAGTCAAAGGTCCAAAAGTGAAAGGTGGACTTAATGAACCTAATCTACCTTCATCAAATATAGACTTTAAAGGTTCTAAAAATGGCTTTGACTTCCCTGATGTTGACTTTGGTAGCCCTTCAGGGAAATTTAAAACACCACATTTGAAAATGCTTGATTTGGGATTTTCTGCACCAAAAACAGATCTCCCAAAGGTTGACCTCAATTCACCAGATGTCAGAGCTAAAGTACCAAAAGGCccaaatttgaaattaaattcaaatctAAAAACTCCAGATCTGAATCTCAAAGCTCCAAAGATGAAAGGTGGACTTGATGTGACTAAGGTAGACTTACCAAACATGGATCTCAAAGCTCCCAACTTGGAAATGGACACTGCGGATGTTGACATTGGTTTGCCTGAGGCAACTTTAGATGTTACTGGTGCAAAAGGAAAATTTAAAATCCCAAGTTTAAATACACCAGATCTCAGTATCTCTGGACCACAGGCAAAAACACCACATATGAGACTTTCTGGACCTGGCGTTAGTATGTCAGATTTCAATTTACCTGATGCCAATTTCAAGAGTCCCAAGCTCAATACAAAACACCCTGATGTAGGGATTAATGGTAACATGGGACAACCTAGGATGGACTTTAATGGCCCTCAGTTAAGAGGCATAAGAGGTCCAGATGTTGACACAAATATTCCCTTAGGAAACATCCATGGCCCTCATGCTGATCTTGATttagacagaaaattaaaacaacCATATTTCAAGCCGCCTCAGTTTAGAAGCCCAGATTTACATCAAGCATCTGATATTGACTTTGGTGGAGCTTTGAGACCAACAAATCTTGATATTAATCCTCCAAATGCaaaactgaatatgaaacaACCCCAGATGAAGGGACATATATCAAGCCCAAGGGTTAGTGCTCCAAACATGAACCTCAACATGCCCAAAGTTGCAATGCACCCTCCACAGCAGCATCTGAGATCTCCAGGTCTTAGTATTGATGATCCTTCATTGTATTTTCAAACaccttcacataaacatcacaCACAAGATATGTCAAATCTCACCATGAAACTTCCTGACCTGGACATAGATGGTGATATCAGACTTCGTAATACTGATAGAAGGTCCCATAGAACCAAAGTAAGATCCAGCTTCCCTGGAATGGATGGCGTTTTCCACCAACATATTGATTTAAATCATTCAGATCTCAATATTGACGACTTTACAGGAAAACATCATGTGCTTAGAGCTAGAGGTTCCAACCTTAATCTCCAGGCTCCACACAGCCATGGACACGCAATCTCCCCATCTGGAGTTAACACTGGCATGAGGGACCCCAGAAGAATCCCATCTGGCCATATCAAACACAATACACGtttgccacaattttctccagatTCAAGAATGAGAGCATCTAACACTTCAGATGGATACTATGTGACTGTTTTTCCCAATCAAGCACAAAATCAAAAGAGGCCAAATCGTAAATATAACACACTTGGAGGGCTTGACTTTCATCCAGGAAACTTGGACCTTGAAGTTCCCAATGAACATGACCTAAGAGGGTCAACGTTCTTTTTCTCCAACCTTGTATAG